In one Musa acuminata AAA Group cultivar baxijiao chromosome BXJ2-5, Cavendish_Baxijiao_AAA, whole genome shotgun sequence genomic region, the following are encoded:
- the LOC135612001 gene encoding suppressor of RPS4-RLD 1-like, translating to MAPAANERLELARLCSGRNWSKAIRVLDSIVAKSSLVQDICNRAFCYSRLELHKHVIKDCDKALQLNPNALQAYILKGNALSALGRKEEALHVWEEGYQNAVCDSTDLKQLLELEELLAGTRESPSFAGEDHSMDASSCETKVVVSEDHIMDSSSTNVSTTETEAIICEDHGSSSVTKVVVSEDHVTDSRIKNSSTTNAEHTMNSSGVTPSDKESVNGHKLENTHEICSKPVDSTDIFSMYNDTTKLGRKVVVTGIQKTKSISLDLRLSRGISQVNEGNYDQALSIFDQILRETPEYPEALIGRGTAYAFQRELDAAIADFTMAIQSNPSAGEAWKRRGQARAALGEFMEAIEDLTKALEFEPNSPDILHERGIVNFKFKDYNAAVDDLSRCIKRAKKNKSAYTYLGLALSAIGEYGQAEEAHLKSLHLDQCFLDAWAHLAQFYLDLANSEKALHCLEKVLLANGRFAKAYYLRGLLYHGLGQHRIAIKDLSLGLSIENSNIECLYLRASCYHAIGEYGDAVKDYDAVLDLEHDSMDKFVLQCLAFYQKELALYTASKVNSEFCWFDIDGDIDPLFKEYWCKRLHPQYVCERVYRQPPLKESLKKGRLKKQDFVVTKHKQILLHVADVIGQKIQYDCPGFMQNNRQYRMAGLAAIEVAQKVAKYWRFLRNANKNGKKTRKKERLNIVSQNRGGACCTTSGLSETSSYGSNEDKYASARSLSWQDVYSVAVKWRQISEPCDPVVWVNKLSEEFNSGFGSHTPMLLGQAKVVRYYPNYQRIFDVAKSIIKDIKYVNNAADKIIDLSGAGKLQKIIHAGSCSDLYGVIDENFWVGTTCESTAFEGKHLEGTRITLQKMDKIGFDFAIRTPCTPSRWDEYSEEMATAWEAICSAYTSEIYSSTDLTMLENVKDAILRMTYYWYNFMPLSRGSAVVGYIVLLGLFLAANMEVTGSIPPGVQVDWEAILSPNPDVFLSSIKPWLYPSVRINTAWKDYPDITLAFATTGSIIAALSSYDA from the exons ATGGCTCCCGCGGCCAACGAGCGCCTCGAGCTCGCGAGGCTCTGCAGCGGCAGGAACTGGTCCAAGGCCATTCGAGTGCTGGATTCCATCGTTGCCAAGTCCTCGTTGGTCCAAGACATCTG CAATCGAGCCTTCTGCTACAGCCGGTTGGAGTTGCACAAGCACGTGATCAAGGATTGTGATAAGGCTCTGCAGCTGAATCCTAATGCCCTTCAAGCTTACATACTTAAAG GCAATGCACTGTCAGCTttgggaagaaaagaagaagcttTGCATGTATGGGAGGAAGGCTACCAAAATGCTGTTTGTGATTCGACAGATTTGAAACAATTGCTTGAGTTGGAAGAGCTATTGGCAGGTACTAGGGAATCTCCATCGTTTGCTGGTGAAGACCACTCGATGGATGCATCATCATGTGAAACAaaggttgttgtctctgaagatcACATCATGGATTCCTCAAGTACAAATGTGTCAACTACTGAAACTGAAGCTATTATCTGTGAAGACCATGGTTCTAGCAGTGTTACAAAAGTTGTCGTCTCTGAAGATCATGTCACAGATTCTCGTATAAAAAATTCATCAACTACTAATGCTGAACACACCATGAATTCTTCCGGTGTTACACCATCTGACAAGGAGTCAGTTAACGGTCATAAATTAGAGAATACACATGAAATCTGCAGCAAACCTGTTGATAGCACAGATATTTTCAGTATGTACAATGACACTACCAAATTGGGTCGGAAGGTTGTTGTTACTGGTATTCAGAAGACCAAGTCGATAAGCTTGGATCTCCGATTATCACGAGGCATATCGCAG GTAAATGAAGGAAATTATGACCAGGCTCTCTCCATTTTTGATCAG ATCTTAAGGGAAACTCCTGAATATCCGGAGGCTTTAATCGGAAGAGGAACAGCATATGCATTCCAAAGAGAACTTGATGCTGCGATTGCTGACTTCACCATG GCTATACAATCCAATCCATCGGCTGGGGAAGCTTGGAAGCGACGTGGGCAGGCACGTGCTGCATTGGGAGAATTTATGGAG GCCATAGAAGACTTAACCAAGGCATTGGAGTTTGAACCAAACTCACCAGATATTTTACATGAAAGAG GAATTGTTAATTTTAAATTCAAGGACTATAATGCTGCTGTTGATGATCTTTCTAGATGCATAAAACGTGCTAAGAAAAATAAATCTGCTTACACATACCTG GGTCTGGCATTATCAGCAATTGGTGAGTATGGTCAAGCTGAAGAGGCTCACCTTAAATCACTACATCTTGATCAATGTTTCCTTGATGCATGGGCCCATCTTGCACAG TTCTACCTGGATTTGGCTAATTCAGAAAAGGCCTTGCACTGTCTTGAAAAAGTTTTACTTGCTAACGGAAG GTTTGCTAAAGCATATTACCTACGTGGTCTACTTTACCATGGGTTGGGGCAACATAG GATTGCAATAAAAGATTTATCTCTTGGACTCAGTATTGAAAACTCAAATATAGAGTGTCTATACTTGCGTGCTTCATGCTATCATGCCATTGGAGAATATGGAGATGCG GTTAAGGACTATGATGCTGTTCTGGATTTGGAACATGATTCCATGGATAAATTTGTACTACAATGTTTGGCCTTCTATCAG AAAGAACTTGCTTTATATACTGCATCGAAGGTCAACAGTGAATTTTGCTGGTTTGATATTGATGGTGATATTGATCCACTTTTTAAG GAATACTGGTGTAAACGTCTGCATCCACAATATGTATGTGAGAGGGTATATAGGCAACCTCCCTTGAAAGAATCCCTGAAAAAGGGTCGCCTaaagaagcaagattttgttgttacaaagcataaacaaattCTGCTACATGTGGCAGATGTTATTGGCCAGAAGATACAATATGATTGTCCGGGTTTCATGCAAAATAATCGTCAG TATCGTATGGCTGGGTTAGCTGCTATTGAGGTGGCTCAGAAGGTGGCAAAGTATTGGCGCTTTCTTCGAAATGCAAATAAGAATGGTAAAAAGACTCGGAAAAAGGAAAGACTCAATATAGTGAGTCAAAATAGAGGTGGTGCATGCTGTACCACTAGTGGCTTATCAGAAACTTCTTCATATGGTTCAAATGAAGACAAATATGCTTCTGCCCGTTCTCTTTCTTGGCAAGATGTTTACTCTGTTGCTGTAAAATGGAGGCAGATCTCTGAACCTTGTGACCCTGTTGTCTGGGTAAATAAGCTAAG tgaggagttcaattcTGGATTTGGTTCTCACACACCGATGCTTCTTGGGCAAGCAAAAGTTGTCCGTTACTATCCCAACTATCAAAG GATATTTGATGTTGCAAAGTCTATCATCAAAGACATAAAATATGTGAATAATGCAGCAGATAAAATTATTGATCTCTCAGGAGCTGGGAAATTACAAAAG ATAATACATGCAGGATCCTGCTCTGACTTGTATGGTGTAATTGATGAAAACTTCTGGGTGGGTACTACTTGTGAGAGCACAGCATTTGAGGG GAAGCATCTTGAAGGGACAAGAATTACTCTTCAGAAAAT GGATAAGATAGGATTTGATTTTGCGATTCGGACACCCTGTACACCATCTAGATGGGACGAATATAGCGAGGAAATGGCAACAGCATGGGAG GCCATCTGCAGTGCCTACACCAGCGAGATATATTCGTCGACCGACCTTACTATGCTCGAGAATGTGAAAGATGCAATCCTAAGAATGACTTATTACTG GTATAACTTCATGCCGCTGTCAAGAGGTTCTGCTGTGGTTGGTTATATAGTACTGTTGGGGCTATTTCTTGCAGCCAACATGGAGGTCACTGGAAGCATCCCTCCGGGTGTTCAGGTTGATTGGGAGGCCATACTTTCGCCCAACCCGGACGTCTTCTTGTCCTCCATTAAACCTTGGCTCTATCCATCAGTCAGAATTAACACGGCTTGGAAAGATTATCCAGATATAACCTTGGCATTTGCTACGACAGGATCCATTATTGCTGCTTTAAGTTCTTATGATGCTTAA